atgagcATTTTGTTGTCTAGGCTGGTATCCTTTTAGCAAGGGCATAAGAATGCTGGCCCCCCATACAGTGAGTATGGTACAGTGTGGCTCAGTGTGACTATAAGGGTGCCCATGTAACAAGCCGGATTTCCAGCTTCTCCGCCATGCACACGCTAATCAGAGCACCAATCGTTTCAATTGCTGTCTATGTGGAACACATGATCAATAGCTAACTTTTATCACCAGCTTGCCTTACAGATGCACGTGGAGGGGCATTTCAGACCACCGTCTCAGAAGAGCCACTTCTCTATGCTGCATCCTTGAAAAGAAGCTCCTTGACAAATGTCAAGTGTTACAAAACACTGAAGAGGAGATCAGAGCCCATGAAGGGACATGGCAAGAAAAAATGAGATGgacaaggataaaaaaaaaatagaaagagcttgacaagagagcgagagagagagagagagagagagagagagagagagagagagagacgtaaGGAGAGTGTAGGAGCGGAGGGAGGCATGACACTCACTTGACATGGTAGATTTTCATCTTCTCCCGTGGAGTCCTCCAAGACATGATGGGGCTCCGTCTGTCATGTGAGAGAAAAGTGAATATGGAAAATCAGTGTCTCATGAACCATTGCGAATAGAAAACACAATATAATGTGTTAAGGGGCATTGAACACAGTATAGCGCATAGTCAGACCTTTGACTAACTGCGTAACACCTGGTTCACAGCTTggcttattctggccaagaactgcCAACTTTGACAGGAACAGACCATCTGACCAGCACAGAACAACCACAGTTcattctgtatttttattatgtgcTTGACAATATACGAGTAAACAATCTCTAAGAACTTTGGAATCAGAATTTCTGTTTGTCCAAAAGTAATAAGCACTGGCTACTTCATTTTAGAACTTAAAACAAATCAGAAAACTTGCTTCAGACAAAAGTGTTTCAAAGGTTTAATGTctctaattgatttttttttttgaccttatTTTTATGTTACAGTCAATACCCAATAAATAGCCAATTTTGTCTGAACATTATTTtgtctgaataaaataaaaatgtctcacAAAACACTATAATCAATCGTTTAAAATGCTGAATtaaaagtgaatttaggcatcacaacattataatgttcagtttaaaaaaatagatattaatgttgagatttgctaaagattacataaCAGTGTTATAAAAGtaggttttttttaaagattaactttgaGTAATGAATATGGCAGCCCATTTCCACCACCTTATCAAAAGTCACCTTTtgataaatcataattatgacttaaaaaGACACATTTTACAATGTCataattgtaacatttatatataataattagaaaaaatgtaaatcataattatgaattCTAAagcatgattatatatatatatatatatatatttgatatggtGGAAAACAGGCTTCACAGTAAAGATGATCAATATGTAAAAATGGTGGAAATGACacttaaataataaattttcAAAATAACTGTGgccgataaataaaaaaatctataaaatcagTCGATAACAAGTATGGTACGGATACATCATGCATCCCTAACCTGACAATCTTTAGCAAATATTCATAATACCCAGTTTCCCAACACACCCCGATGTTGTGTTGCTGTCAGACAATCTGATTGGAGCTTGTGAAATTCACAAGTGCTTTTCAGTTTTGTATAAAACATGAATCATCAGACGGTCATCCAACTGACTGTGGGCGGTCTGTAGGCGGTCCGTCTGAAGCTGAGACTACACTGAACAGAACAATCGCAGTGTGGATCAGTTTCTAAGTGTGATACAAAGCCTTGATTACTACAACAGACACACACTCGTGCCAGTATGAACGTCTGCTCCTCTGCACCAAATGACAGTGGTGGAACGTCTCGTTAGACTGGGCCTACATGCTGTCATTGACTGTTTAGGGTTAATTAGCCAGAGTGGCGACTCAGATGGGCCGATCTGTCACTGCGCGGGAGTGAAACTGATGGATGGCCCGTGATCATCTGCTGCCTGGAAGGGAACACTGTGTTACCTGCCTCTCTTTTCTCTCCGTCTCTTTCACAATACCATCTTGACAGCTTTATGGCTTTATTACATGTGGATCAATGGGGTTGTAGCAGTCATTTCTGAACATTGTGCTATTCCAGAGTAGATGACAGAGCAGGTTGGACTGAATATGAGTTTTTCTAACATAGCCTACTGTATACGCCTGCAGTAATTTGCATGTATGTCGTTGAATTCACAGAATCGTTATTCTTTGAGAATCAGTGTGGGGAAAGTCACAGATTAAGGGGTATTCAAATTTCAGGAAATTTTTAGTGATGAAACTGATCAAACCCAATCTTACAGAGCAAACTTAGTTGTGGTAAAGTGATGTGGGTTCGTGATGACTATATAAATTAGTGGTTAAATAATTCCAATCGACTTTGAgcaacagaaacaaaaaaatttGTCTAAATTCCTcagtttttaaatgcattattatctAACATTTGATATATTGAATTGTATTCTATTCTAAGTTATAGCTAGAAATGGGTTTACACACTCTGGTGTCTGTTTCTCAATTAACTGATTCAGTAGAAGCATTTTACATGTTATGTCCATAAAAATGAACTGTAGTGGGAAAATGTTGCCCCTTGAAAGGACGGATcccttaaaataaaaattctatggAATAAGAAAAGCAGATATTAGGCAAGACTCCTTTTGCGCTCCACATACAGGAAAAAAAGTTGTTTGGAATAatttgtgggtgagtaaatgattaaagCATTTCCATTTTCACATTTGAATTATAGAACTGCTCTTTAGAATTCCCGGGAAAACATGTACTTTCAGCCACAGGAACAAAAATGTAGCCTAAAATTCCTCAGATTTTAAACGTTATCAAACATTTGAATAGAATATTATCTAGTGGGTCATACATTCATAAGTTACTGTTTCAATTAATTGATTCAATAGAAGCATTTTACATGAATTGGCAGAAAAATGCCTTAAAAATCTTAAATACCCATAAAAATAATTACAGGGGGAAAATGTTgccccttaaagggacagttaccaaaagaaaaagaaaaaaaaaaaggcataggCATAAAAATTTCCCCTTGTACTCTATAAACTTTTTGGAATaattgtgggtgagtaaatgaaagaaattaattttCACATCTTAATCATGtataattaatcttttaaaaaaagaaaaaaatattttgtatcacCCCGATTTCATAAGCTATATGCTGTaagctatacacacacacacaaacacacacacacacactattattgttataattattaatatatcaaACAGGTTAAATAAGCTTATTTACATAAATTCCTTGTGATAACGTAAAGATTCCCACATATTCATTACAATTCATCATTACATCAGTACATCAACACAGCACAGGTATGAGTCAGAACATCAGTCTCATTCATTAAAACTTCAGCCTCCATTAACAAATCATAGTGATCAAGCGAAACTCATATGCCACTTGTAAATTAACTACGAGTTTTTTTGTAAGAGCCCTTTGGCAATCGGGtcgttttaaaagtatttacgCATAGATATAACACGGGTCATTCTCTAGAACCGTTAATCCCCAACATCGGATATAGTCTACAGATAAAGATCTGGAACAGGTTGTACAACAACGACACACAGAAGTGGCCTCTAAACACACAAGTAATGCTGTTGTAATGAATATATCAGTGATATAAACCTTAATTTACGGTGGAGACTCACCTCGCTCGCCGCACTCCCGATTGCCATCTTTCGCCAAGGGTCAACTAGTTGTGCCAGGGGCATCTTGACTTTTTGGAGGTTCCTTCTTTTATGAATCAGATTCAAAAGAACAATTCTGAGCTACTTTGAAGAGATTGTGCCTGCTTGTTTCCGCGCTCTTGACACTGAGGGGAAGAGAGCTGGGAATCCGTTGCGTGCGTAACGCATCCGAAAGCGCAGCCACCTTTTCCTCCACTCACCTCTGTCAGTCAGTGTAGCGTTTCCATAGAAATAATAGGACAGTGCCCCTGATCTCGCTCCAATcgccctctctctctttcgccACCGTCCCcttttgacagaaaaaaaacacgTTCACGCACTCTCTATTCACTTCCGCTTCTTTCAGTATGACGCGTCGGATTGGCTGATATGCTTGTCAATCATTCAAAGAGGGCGGACTGAAGCTACTGAGCTCGAGATGGACGGACAGGTGAGCACGCAGTTTATACGATGCACAGCTTGTGATCTGAGCTGACacgtttttatataataattacaaatacattaatatcATAGTTTACTGTATAGAAGCTAGCAAATCTGTACGGTCAGCAGTATGATGCGTACACATAATTATCTTTACTCATTCAGACTTTATGTACACAAAATGCTGAATTTCTTCTCTAAATGCAACCATAAATGAAAAGCAGtttatgatcaatttaatatatataatatatataatagtatttcTAAAGTCCATTTCAGTGAACAGTAGGCTACATCTCTTTTGCTTAAAATGAAATCTGCTATGCGCATTAATTTTAACAATACTGCGTAGTACGTGTCAAGTAGACTGATTCATAATcatatttttttggggggtggcaTCAAATGATATTGGAATGTATGTAAAAATGTACCTTGTCAGCGCACGTGGAGAGGGCGACACCTGCTGGTGACTCTATGGTAATTTCTCTTGCGTGAATCAGTATTTTGCATTTATTCAGGGGCGAGCACTCAAAACAACTGACACAAATGTAAGCcaaattattacatatttattaattCCTATTAATTCCATCCTTAGTTATTACACATTTCAGCATTATTTGAAATCCAAAATTTCTTAGGGCAAATGTGCTGACTAATGTTCTCATAAGCTTAGATTCTAGTGAAAGTATTGGTACTAACAGCAATTAAGTCTTTGggatattatattaaaatgataaatgaacTCATAATTCAAGAAATTACAGCATCGCAATACTATAGGGCATGAAAATTATATCATcgttacaaataatttttaataagccTACATTTCGTTTTGAAGAccctgtatatttttatttaaaagaaatatttctACACATTTACAAGTAAAGGTGAtgtacattaatttattattcatttatttaatctattcTAGTATTGCTCTAAATATTTATTGCTGTATGTTGTGCTAGCTATGTGTTTCCTAATTTATTAATAGTCAGCAAAACTGATTGCTAATAAGAGAGACAATAACAGCAGTTATGGAATGTAATTATGACTTTATGGATAAAACAATTTCATCCatctttttgtaagtataagttaAGGAACAGAGCTCCTGTATTATGATGAATGAAGTGCTGAATCTTCAGCAGGTTCTTTAGCTGATGGACTTCAGCCTCATCCAGGGGTGGGTACCTCTGACCTCTAAAGGTGCATCATTGTAGAAGATGTGTTTGCACAAATCCTCCAGAGGGGGCTCTGGATCAGAGGTAGCAAACTGTGCTGCTTCTTCTATCTCCTTACGAACCTTGGCATCAATGTCCTGTCATTGTTCCAACAATATAACATGGTGATATAGTAGGTGTTAAGTTAACCCTCTGGTATTCATCAAGTACATGGCATACATAAAGTAGGCTACCTTGATCTCATCGAGGCTAGCCATGTTACTACTAATCATACAGTCCTTCAGCATAGTGATGGGGTCATTCTTACTGCGAACTTCCTGAATCTCCTCACGTGTGCGATAGCTAAGGAGAGAAAAGCACTGATTGAGAGAACAGCGAATTGTGTGCTCACTGAAATGATGCACAAACTACCTAAAACTAAAGAGGAAAGACTGTGATTATGGAGGCTACAGATGAGGATAGGGTCTTAAATTAACCAAGGAAGGATAAGCGCCTGCCACAGGGGGTAAGGTTGACAGTCAACCTCACCTGACCCCAGGATCGCTCATGCTGTGGCCGTGGTAACGATATGTCTGGAGCTCCATTAGTATGGGACCCTGAAGAGCACAGGCCAAACATTTGCCCACCAGTCACAGACTGGATCTCCCATCATGTTTGTTTGCAACACTAGCCCATGATTAAAAGATAAACTCTtccaaaatgtaaatttgctgtAAATGTACTCAACCTACAAGATGtaaataagtttgtttcttcatcaaaacatatttggagaaattcatcattacattacttgctcattAATAGATCCTCttcaatgaatgggtgccgtcagctgATAAAAGCATAGCAATAATCAACAAGTAATCGACACGaccccagtccatcagttaacgtcttgtgaagcgaaaaactgcttctggctaaaatacaaatCCTCTATcagtaatattgctttctccagtggaaaaagtcatctcatctgaatcaggacagaaatatgcacagatccagcacaaagcaaaaacagtccaaaacatttttaaataaacatgttggtggattttgactttttccactggaggaagGGTTTAAAGTTAACACATTTTGATGCATTTGTtgtgattacttgtggattattcttttgtttttatcagctgtttggattctcattctgacggcacccattcacgtCAGATGatacattggtgagcaaatgatgtaatgctaaatttctccaaatcagttccaatgaaaaaaataaaattaaaaaattaattcatctacatcttggatatcctgagggtgagtacattttcaggaaatgttcatttttgggtgaactattcctttaaatttttGACCTCTCCTTGACTTGTTAAGCaagtaaaatatgtcacttttcTTTTACCTTTCCAGATCTGCAATAATCTGCTGCAAACCTGGTGGCCTCTCTCACGCTGAGAACATCCATGCCATCCACCTGGAGAAAACAGACAGGCTTGACTTATTTGCCCACATGTGCCTTTTATGTATGTGTCTGTACAAATTACAAATTGAAATATGAACAGAAAATGAGGATGAGGCAGCtagaaaaactaaaacaaaaactaaaaaaacagttACCCTCAGACCAGGAATGTAGTCTCCTCTCTTGTAATAATCTGTGCTTGCTGAGGCCCGTTCCACAGATGTCCCCATGCCATATTTATTATTCTCACAGATGAAAATACAGGGGAGTTTCCACAAAGCTGCCATGTTAAACGACTCAAAGATCTGGCCCTGATAAAGGGATTAATCAGATAAGacattattttgcaaaagcaGATCGTGTGCAAAATTGTGAACACAGGAAAACGTGCTGTCACCTGATTAGCAGCTCCATCCCCATACAGAGTGACACAAACCTCATTCTTACCCTGATACTGGCATGCCAGGGCCACACCTGCCCCAAGAGGAACCTTCAAAACAgtgaaatttagatttataaatgCCTGTTGTTGTATTCTTGTAAGCTATGATGCATGCATCTCACCTGGGCACCAACAATACCATTCCCGCCATAGAAATTCTTGGCATACATGTGCATAGAGCCGCCCTTGCCTTTGGCGACACCACCTCTTCGACCTGAAATCGATTGTACACGTGTTCatagtagggctgggtattgacACACAATTCTTTATCCGATTCCTAGAACAAGttcttgatttgatttgattcagaTTCATTTGGTATTTTTTAGTTACATCGTATTCTTTTGGAAAATCAAGATTTTACTCAGCTCTGATAAACTGCaggatttctattttaatgcagCTTTATGAAGAAAGTCCTCACCTGTGAGCTCTGCCATGATCTCTTTCACAGACACACCTCTGGTGTAGGTGTAACCATGAGCCCTATATGCTGTGATCAGGTGATCCGTGGGATTGATACCAGCCTCGATGCCTACAGCACAGGCCTCCTGAGAGGTGGTGAGAAGTTAAATCATATCACAGTGACTGTGTGCAAACAAGGCATTCAGTTTAGTCTTACCTGCCCGTCATAAAGATGACAGAATCCTCGTATGATCTTCTGCTTGTAGAGCTGATCTGCCTTCAGCTCCATGCGTCTCAAGGTCTGCATAGTGCGGTAGTACCTGAGTCCATCCTCTCTGGTGAGCACCGTCTGCACTGAAGGGCCTTCATCCAAGCGATGAAGGTCACATCTCTGAAATTGAACAAGTTCTTGAATGAACTAAGTTGTTTGTGCATGCTTTTAAGCTAATATGGCAACTTTACCTTGATGTCAAAGCTGGCCTGAGATGTCAAATCAGCAAAAGAACGTGCTGATACCACAACTCTGGAGCCCTGGAGAGGAGTGGAATGCATTAATAAAACTgagcaaaatcattttaaaacagagataaaatgcatttaacttGACAAGAATTGACTAAATGTTGAAGACCATTATATCGACCCACAGTGAATAATGACACTAATGTACCTAAAATAAACACACTAccgttaattttatatatatatatatatatatatataataaaatactaagcacatatatatgataataagaaatgtttcttaaacaccaaatcagcgattcagcatattaaaatctcttcagactggagtaatggctgctgaaaattctgctttgccttCAGAGGAgttaattacattataaatatgttaaaatagagataaagttattttaaattgtaataatatttctcaatattatgttttttactttttttttttataaataaacaaaagcagcCTTGCAGCAgagacatttaaacatttttttttaatcttacagacccaaaatgtttgaacagtagtgcatttGTTTGGtttgtaattacaataactaagATAGATCAGTTACATTCTTTCaaatttgtaattgtgatttttgcaaaaaataaataaataaatagagtaaataaataaacataaaaaatattattaactaaCTAGCTAACTAACTAATTCTTAAACCCTAATATCTTACTTCTGACACTGTTTGGGCACCCTATGAAACAAGCAAAAAGACTTTATACAACGCCATATTAAAAACTTAGCATTTTactgaaatacatattttaaatgaaaaagaatgATAAACATATAAATAGCAGAAAGACTGCATATCAGAAAAAGACCACAATATGGTCCATGATGACATCTGTGTCAGACCAAACTTATTATTATGCCATATTTCAATTGCACTTGGAAAGTGCGACAGACCGGGGAAAGCTAAAAACAACCTGTTATTATCATTTAACACATAATAGATTGACCAAATCAGGGCAGACTGCAATTTAATCAAATCTGGTCAGTTCAGGGGctatttaatttacagtaaacataACTCTGCATCTACAAGGTCGATGATACTACAGAGATCTAGTTTAGCCTCGTCAAATCTTTTAATGCCTCTAAGCTAAACAGAGCTTGAATCTTTCAATGCTGTCTTATTAACAGCAAACAGATATACATTATGATACCTACATTTATTTTGGCACCACCCTTAAGTGTGTTTGCAATCACTCTCAGCATGCTCCAAAGAAAAGCCCAGCCTGGATGTGCAGAAGTGTTTCAGGAGGATCAACCCCACACAGTGAGCTGAAGCCAGAAACACTCACACTAGCTCAGTATGGCTGAGGATTTAACCACACTCTGTTTCAAGAATTAAAGTTCTGTTTAACTGTGTTTACaaattaatattgaaataataaatgGTAAAGTAATATAACAATTTTAAGTTATATTATGCACGTTTGTAATAATATGACGGATACaggtaaatatttgtattatttttgtaaaataaataaattaattaaaaaagaattaatgaatgaatgaatgagtagaGAAGCAATTCAGGGAACAGTCTGACAAAATGACTGacccatttacatttttatattttttattccttatggGAAATTATTTATAACTCAATCTTCTTGAGGTTTGCTAATCAATATACATTATTTTCGATGGTTCTAGGACTTATAAGCAgtaacaggacttttattttgatgactTGTAAAGAACGTTATTCACGGGCATCTGATTttcgtaaaaaaatatatatataacagtgccACCAAGCGGTAAAGAGCAGTTATAGCAGAATGCTGTCTTTTCTTGGATATTTTATTTCGCATtttcaccatagactgtatgatTTTTCACCCACCTGTTTGGTTATGCCCCCAGTAATACAAATATGtagacattatttttttattattttgtaaaatgtttgtcatatgatttaattattaatatttatgaaataactaaatatttatatttttctaaagTATGACCGTTAAATTACAAATCTATAggcttgtatattatattatgctaTTGTGATATACTTGTTAATATATAATGTCACATatgaaattaagatttttttatgtatttgttactGTTACTCCCCTCGAGTTTTAATAAAGGCTCAAgtcgttcctgggttttaacggGCATTTATTTGGTGACATAATCTTCAAACATGTCTTGACATGTTCCTTTATTGCCATATATTACCATATTGCCGTCAGAACTggtataaataaaacacagaaagCATAAATTAACCTTAAATTCGTGACATACTTGCAGACAATAAACGaaattacagaaaacaaataaataaaacaaatttatgcCATGTAAAATAATATCTTAATTGACTTGTTACAAACACAGTCgtgtaatacaaataaatgacaaagaCAGAAAATATACCTCATTGGCCGCATGAACCCGAGAGGGTAAACTTAAGGGGGGTATTCATCTTCACACTTCACCAACAAAACTTATGGATAACTTTAAAATCTTCTTCAGACAGCAGGCTTCGCAAGCCGCAGcacatctctctctctatgaTCTTAGCGAGTGCACCCATGCAGCGTCCCCATAGCAACAAACTATATTTCCACACGGAACAAAAAATAAGTTCCCTCCTTTTTACACAAAgtttttaaacaaaaagaaataaacatgaaattattatttattggccATGAGACATCATTTACTTTAATCATATGATTTTTaaccttatatatttatatttatattttaactgtgaaccatatttaagtaaaatatatgAGTTGCCTTTGACGACAGCTACACTCCCACCAAATCACTTGTGATTTAACCAATTAACTATGTGTGAGCGATTACCGTAAGTTAAAGTTATGTTAGTCAGCTTCAAGTAATGTGACTGTCTTGTGGATAGGTCTCTCCAGATAGACTGGTTTGCTGAGTCTCTTTCCTTGGTCATCTAATGCTGAGTTGCTGATCAGCAACTGGACCTTCCGCACACATCCATCTTCAGCTGGATACACCGTGGCGACTTTAGCCAGCTTCCATTCATTTCTGGGTGCGTTATCGTCTTGTACAATTACTATATCATTGACTTTCGCATTTCTCTTTGTCTTGTGCCATTTCTGTCTTTGTTGTAAACTCAGTAGGTACTCCTTTTTCCATCTGTGCCAAAATTCATTGGCAAGGTATTGGACTCTACGCCACCTCTTGCGGAGGTAAAGGTCTTCCTTTACAAAGTTTCCAGGTGGAGGCAAGATGATTGAGGACTTCATTGTCAGAAGCAGGTTGGGCGTAAGAGGCTGGGGACCAGTTGGGTCGCTGAGTAAATGTGCTGTCATAGGTCGGCTGTTTATGATTGCCATCACTTCATAAAGATAGGTCCGTAAGGATGAACTGTCGAGTGTTCGGGATGACTGATCCAGTATGGATGTTAACACACTTCTGATTGTCCGGATTTGCCTTTCCCAAACTCCGCCCATATGGCTAGCAGAGGGAGGGTTCATGACAAACTCGCAGCCTAGTTGTTTAAGGCATTCTTGATCCATTTCCTTTACTGCTTTCAGGAATTCACACCTTGCTCCAACAAAATTGGTGCCCTGATCTGATTGGAGTTGACGAACGTTTCCACGTAGGGCAATGAAGGCACGAAGTGAGTTGATGAATGCATCGGTTGATAGATCATCAAGTAACTCTATGTGCACTGCACGAGAACACAAGCATGTGAACAATAGTCCATAACGTTTCAGCTCTTTTCGACCTTCTTTGATGTAAAATGGACCAAAACAATCCATCCCACAATACGTGAAGGGAGGAGTTGTCTCCATTCTCTCACGTGGCAGGTCTGCCATTTTCTGCTCTTCTGTGTGACGTCTAAACCTTCTGCACTTGACGCAGTGGTAGATGACTGATGACACAGCTTGACTACATCCAAGGATCCAGATACCATTTGATCTCAACTCATTTATGGTCATGCCACGACCCTGATGTTGCACTTGTCTGTGATAGTGATCGATCAGTAACCTTGTTATGTGACTGTTTTTTGGTAAAATGACTGGATGTTTGATGTGTGGATGCATGGCAGCATGCTCTAATCGACCTCCCACTCTAAGAATGCCCCTGTGGTCCAAGAAGGGATTGAGTCGGTACAGCCTACTGGTTTTGTCTTTGGTCATCTCCCTTTGTGACTCAAGAACATTGATCTCTTTGGAGAAGACTTCCCTTTGTATAATGAGCATGATGGTAAGCTCTGCATCCTGTCTTTCCTCGAGACTTGTGGCTTCATTGGTTCTCTGTATTGTACCCTTAAACTCCTTGAGAAATCTTTGGAGTCTGGCAATTGCTTTCACTAGTCTTGTCCAGCTTGAAAACTTAAGGAAGCGATTAGT
This genomic stretch from Carassius carassius chromosome 42, fCarCar2.1, whole genome shotgun sequence harbors:
- the pdha1b gene encoding pyruvate dehydrogenase E1 subunit alpha 1b, encoding MLRVIANTLKGGAKINGSRVVVSARSFADLTSQASFDIKRCDLHRLDEGPSVQTVLTREDGLRYYRTMQTLRRMELKADQLYKQKIIRGFCHLYDGQEACAVGIEAGINPTDHLITAYRAHGYTYTRGVSVKEIMAELTGRRGGVAKGKGGSMHMYAKNFYGGNGIVGAQVPLGAGVALACQYQGKNEVCVTLYGDGAANQGQIFESFNMAALWKLPCIFICENNKYGMGTSVERASASTDYYKRGDYIPGLRVDGMDVLSVREATRFAADYCRSGKGPILMELQTYRYHGHSMSDPGVSYRTREEIQEVRSKNDPITMLKDCMISSNMASLDEIKDIDAKVRKEIEEAAQFATSDPEPPLEDLCKHIFYNDAPLEVRGTHPWMRLKSIS